One bacterium genomic region harbors:
- the ruvX gene encoding Holliday junction resolvase RuvX, whose product MKRWLALDLGQVRIGVALSDPLGITAQPLTVLKAAGTQKDIIAIGELVDQNQVTQVIVGLPLNMDGTESTTTQRVRDFTRKLAGRLSVPVLFVDERLTSKQAERIMIEGDTRREDRREKIDKVAAALLLQSALQGAALVPLDPPKEQA is encoded by the coding sequence ATGAAGCGTTGGCTGGCGCTGGACCTCGGTCAAGTCCGCATCGGTGTGGCCCTGTCGGACCCGCTCGGGATCACGGCCCAACCCCTGACCGTCCTCAAGGCCGCCGGCACCCAAAAGGACATCATCGCTATCGGGGAGTTGGTCGACCAGAACCAGGTCACCCAGGTCATTGTGGGGCTTCCCCTCAACATGGACGGGACCGAAAGCACGACCACGCAGCGCGTCCGGGATTTCACCCGAAAACTTGCCGGGCGGTTGAGCGTTCCCGTCCTTTTCGTCGATGAACGCCTGACCAGCAAGCAGGCCGAACGTATCATGATCGAAGGGGATACCCGCCGGGAGGACCGCCGGGAGAAGATCGATAAAGTGGCCGCCGCCCTCTTGTTGCAATCCGCCCTCCAGGGGGCGGCCCTGGTCCCGTTGGATCCCCCGAAGGAACAAGCATGA
- the mltG gene encoding endolytic transglycosylase MltG produces MKILKIYGYVFLVLCLAGTFLFVPTFFFPGPESDVPVYSKTTARQIAQSLEEKGIIHFPVLFRALAKFTHADRKLKAGLYRLNPRMSLWQVLSILAEGRSQLLALKVPEGYTVEQIGRELERMKVMPMTDFVAAAEDKELLKALGIPGPSAEGYLFPETYRVPVGASAQALVELMVRQFFDSVGADFEPKARAKGLSPYQAVILASIVEKETGRAEERPLVAAVLYNRLHQKIRLEVNATLNYILSDKRAWLTHEQLGTQSPYNTYQHRGLPPTPICNPGLAALQATLDPAEVPYLFYVAKGDGTQLFSSTLAEHDRNVALAKRIRHQQRLKKKLEGSQ; encoded by the coding sequence ATGAAGATCCTCAAGATCTATGGTTATGTTTTCCTGGTCCTGTGCCTGGCGGGGACCTTCCTCTTCGTCCCGACCTTTTTCTTCCCCGGCCCCGAATCGGATGTCCCGGTCTATTCCAAGACCACGGCCCGCCAGATCGCCCAAAGCCTGGAGGAAAAAGGGATCATCCATTTTCCGGTGTTGTTCCGGGCCCTGGCCAAGTTCACCCACGCCGATCGGAAACTGAAGGCGGGTCTCTACCGGTTGAACCCCCGCATGAGCCTTTGGCAGGTCCTTTCCATCCTGGCGGAGGGCCGAAGCCAACTCCTGGCGCTCAAGGTCCCGGAAGGCTATACGGTCGAGCAGATCGGGAGGGAACTGGAACGGATGAAGGTCATGCCCATGACCGATTTTGTCGCGGCCGCCGAGGACAAGGAACTCCTGAAGGCCCTGGGCATCCCCGGCCCCAGCGCGGAGGGCTATCTTTTCCCCGAGACCTACCGGGTGCCGGTGGGCGCCAGCGCCCAAGCCTTGGTGGAGCTCATGGTCCGCCAATTCTTCGATTCCGTCGGGGCCGATTTCGAACCCAAGGCACGGGCCAAGGGATTGAGCCCTTATCAAGCGGTCATCCTGGCTTCCATCGTCGAGAAGGAAACGGGGCGCGCCGAGGAAAGGCCGCTGGTGGCGGCAGTGCTCTATAACCGGCTCCACCAAAAGATAAGGTTGGAGGTCAACGCCACCCTCAATTACATCCTCTCCGACAAGCGGGCTTGGCTGACCCATGAGCAGTTGGGCACCCAATCCCCCTACAACACCTACCAGCACCGGGGGCTCCCGCCGACCCCCATCTGCAATCCGGGTTTGGCGGCCTTACAGGCGACCCTGGATCCGGCCGAAGTTCCCTATCTTTTCTATGTCGCCAAGGGTGACGGGACCCAGCTTTTCTCCTCGACCTTGGCCGAGCATGACCGCAACGTAGCCCTGGCCAAAAGGATCCGCCATCAGCAGCGGCTCAAAAAAAAGCTGGAAGGGTCCCAATAG
- a CDS encoding ATP-binding cassette domain-containing protein, whose amino-acid sequence MMIQAFHLTKVHPSGVKTLDDAHFSATEGSFTVIVGESRTGKSTFLRILGGEEKPTSGVLRVDHKDIHSLSSREKREWLSEVGLVLSDLTLFPEKTVEENILFILQMKGAAGEGDREAIRKLLAKAGLGSKIGAKPKDLSSGEHRMVLALRSMIFRPRLLLADEPFQGLDEASVAVLSKFFLELHKGGCTIVLSTQEASFLTELRKQGAQGSIQWTKLEKGRLWPMEAL is encoded by the coding sequence ATGATGATCCAGGCCTTCCACCTGACCAAGGTCCATCCTTCGGGCGTCAAGACGCTCGATGACGCCCATTTCTCCGCCACTGAGGGCTCTTTTACGGTGATCGTGGGCGAAAGCCGCACCGGGAAAAGCACTTTCTTGCGGATCCTGGGCGGGGAGGAAAAGCCCACTTCGGGCGTGCTCCGCGTCGACCACAAGGATATCCATTCCCTGAGCTCCCGGGAAAAGCGGGAATGGCTCTCGGAAGTGGGGTTGGTCCTCTCCGACCTCACCCTTTTTCCCGAAAAGACCGTGGAGGAGAACATCCTTTTCATCCTCCAGATGAAGGGCGCGGCGGGTGAAGGGGACCGGGAAGCCATCCGGAAGCTCTTGGCCAAGGCCGGCCTGGGTTCCAAGATCGGCGCCAAGCCCAAGGACCTTTCCTCCGGAGAGCATCGGATGGTACTGGCCTTGCGCTCCATGATCTTCCGGCCACGGTTGCTCCTGGCCGATGAGCCTTTCCAGGGATTGGACGAGGCGAGCGTGGCGGTCCTTTCCAAGTTCTTCCTGGAGCTCCATAAGGGCGGTTGCACCATCGTCCTTTCGACCCAGGAGGCATCCTTCCTCACCGAACTCCGGAAACAGGGAGCCCAGGGATCCATCCAGTGGACCAAGTTGGAAAAGGGCCGCTTGTGGCCCATGGAGGCCCTATGA
- a CDS encoding permease-like cell division protein FtsX — MNPSRLFYVLREGLAQVLRAKGLSAAVIVIVASTLLQLSVFLGISKTFERALGTAREKFEMAVFLTATADKTDHQRIQNLLLGDPRVASVRLVTKEEALQEFRKDPEIDRMLDALDENPLTDSFTVVLRQDVSGKLDDLAGTLKSDPRVEDVDYGKGEWETVSNISRLVRWGGVGLGSLVFLAALFIVSNTLTLALWARREDLLLMARMGAPGWMQKGPYLVEGILQGLLGALPVLFFLELLRHGVVFAAQEWAGLQAWFDLPRSDWWELYGILLFLGTILGFLGAFLAVQKKWVRELK, encoded by the coding sequence ATGAACCCCTCTCGCCTTTTTTATGTCCTCCGGGAAGGGTTGGCCCAGGTGCTGCGGGCCAAGGGCCTTTCGGCCGCCGTCATCGTCATCGTCGCCTCCACCTTGCTCCAGCTTTCGGTCTTCCTGGGAATCTCCAAGACCTTCGAGAGGGCCTTGGGAACGGCCCGGGAAAAATTCGAAATGGCGGTCTTCCTCACCGCCACCGCCGACAAGACCGACCATCAGAGGATCCAGAACCTCCTGTTGGGCGACCCCCGGGTGGCTTCGGTGCGGTTGGTCACGAAGGAGGAGGCCCTGCAGGAGTTCCGCAAGGATCCCGAGATCGACCGGATGCTGGATGCCCTGGACGAGAACCCACTGACCGATTCCTTCACGGTGGTCCTACGGCAGGATGTTTCCGGGAAGTTGGACGATCTAGCGGGGACATTAAAGAGCGACCCGAGGGTCGAGGACGTGGATTATGGTAAGGGCGAGTGGGAAACGGTCTCCAATATCTCCCGCCTGGTCCGTTGGGGCGGGGTGGGCCTGGGTTCCCTGGTGTTCCTCGCGGCCCTTTTCATCGTTTCCAACACCCTGACGCTGGCCCTTTGGGCCCGCCGGGAGGACCTTCTGCTCATGGCACGCATGGGGGCCCCGGGATGGATGCAGAAGGGCCCTTACCTGGTCGAAGGGATCCTGCAAGGGCTCCTGGGTGCCCTACCGGTCCTGTTTTTCCTGGAGCTCCTGCGGCACGGTGTCGTGTTCGCGGCCCAGGAATGGGCGGGACTCCAGGCTTGGTTCGACCTGCCCCGTTCGGATTGGTGGGAGCTTTACGGGATCCTCCTGTTCCTCGGGACCATCCTGGGCTTCTTGGGGGCCTTCCTGGCCGTCCAAAAGAAATGGGTCCGGGAATTGAAGTGA
- a CDS encoding peptidoglycan DD-metalloendopeptidase family protein — MKTILKIFLPMALLAPAVLSAQEAAPTPSYRQIKKNLRQHKKDLDAIRKKIDEEKRKKHIDEVREKRTLGRLEQVDRALGRLKREKEVNQADLQETRTRLSALLDRKALNEKDLAASRALLKKRLRDLNRMSFRKPFLGGLLDSENFSELSRKLRFELMLAQSNEKILNATLSQKDRLDRSTALWDSEQRRKERVLGALGRQEKNYSREKKNRTRILASIQKKKEDHERYIEELNQAARELQEKVSVFLKQAEEAQKQKAAWVPAGKGLASGRGRLAWPVSGQVIQHFGHRKNVQFKEVVDNSGIQIQADAGTPIKAIAGGKVRFADWFKGYGKLVILDHGEGYYSIYAQASELAVAEGQTVASGQVIGAVGDTGSLVGNSLYFEIRKNGIPQDPLLWLKPR; from the coding sequence TTGAAGACAATCCTCAAGATCTTCCTCCCCATGGCGTTGCTTGCGCCCGCCGTTCTTTCCGCCCAAGAAGCGGCCCCCACCCCCAGCTACCGCCAGATCAAGAAGAACCTCCGCCAACACAAGAAGGACCTGGACGCCATCCGCAAGAAGATCGACGAAGAAAAACGGAAGAAGCATATCGATGAGGTCCGGGAGAAAAGGACCCTCGGCCGATTGGAACAGGTGGACCGTGCCTTGGGGAGATTGAAACGGGAAAAGGAGGTCAACCAAGCCGACCTCCAGGAGACCCGGACGCGGCTTTCCGCGTTGTTGGACCGTAAAGCCCTCAATGAGAAGGACCTGGCGGCCAGCCGGGCCCTGTTGAAAAAAAGGCTCCGGGACCTTAACCGCATGTCCTTCCGCAAGCCCTTCCTCGGCGGGCTCCTGGACTCGGAGAACTTCAGCGAACTTTCCCGTAAACTCCGGTTCGAACTGATGCTCGCCCAGAGCAATGAAAAGATATTGAACGCCACCCTTTCCCAAAAGGACCGCTTGGACAGGTCCACCGCCCTTTGGGACAGCGAGCAACGCCGGAAAGAAAGGGTGTTGGGGGCCCTGGGCCGCCAGGAAAAGAACTATTCCCGGGAAAAAAAGAACCGGACCCGGATCCTGGCCTCCATCCAAAAGAAAAAAGAAGACCACGAACGTTATATCGAGGAGCTCAACCAAGCCGCCCGGGAGCTCCAGGAGAAGGTCTCGGTCTTCCTCAAACAGGCGGAAGAAGCCCAGAAACAGAAAGCCGCTTGGGTGCCCGCCGGGAAGGGCCTGGCCTCCGGCCGGGGACGACTGGCTTGGCCGGTGTCCGGACAGGTCATCCAGCACTTCGGGCACCGCAAGAACGTCCAATTCAAAGAGGTGGTGGATAACAGCGGTATCCAGATCCAGGCCGACGCCGGAACGCCCATCAAGGCCATCGCCGGCGGCAAGGTCCGTTTCGCCGATTGGTTCAAAGGTTATGGAAAACTGGTGATTTTGGACCATGGGGAAGGGTATTATTCCATCTACGCCCAAGCCTCGGAATTGGCCGTGGCCGAGGGCCAAACCGTGGCTTCCGGTCAGGTCATCGGCGCCGTGGGGGATACGGGTTCCCTGGTCGGGAACAGTCTCTATTTCGAGATCCGCAAGAACGGCATTCCCCAAGACCCCCTTCTTTGGCTCAAGCCCCGCTAG
- a CDS encoding S41 family peptidase: MDRRPSPWKVTLLLLALCGVSFAAGVATQSISQKKADQEDVYKYLQPFADALAIIREKYVDVDKTDPKALVYGALNGMVNTLDPFSQFMPPDQFKDMQTETSGKFGGLGIEIAMKDERLTIISPIEGTPADRAGLKAGDRIVKINDITTLGMTINDAVKRLRGKVGTKVTISVLRDGLAEPFDVTLVRDNIKIESIHAYMLPHDIGYVRISEFIDNTTDDFINAVHKLQEQHALKGLVVDLRNDPGGLLNEAIGVSDYFGKPGDMIVSTKGRSEYQTQEYKASNGEKFDEKKPVVVMVNEGSASGAEIVSGALKDWKRAVLIGSKTFGKGSVQTILPLEGSDGAALRLTMAKYYTPSGVCIHGIGINPDLDLRGHDLSESTLKVYSKQMPEKFAEEKVKTGLPAGADNEVTPALMNEFLDYCVKNVKKVDLEELKKDKDYLSDSLYVELMQEKVGEKKARELAVIHDPQVKVAEEIVENGGRISKDLYAKYPKRRDDEKAGEKKLEEQRANKHGDDGE; the protein is encoded by the coding sequence ATGGATCGTCGTCCATCACCCTGGAAAGTGACCCTTTTGCTCCTGGCCCTTTGCGGGGTCAGTTTCGCCGCCGGGGTGGCCACCCAATCCATCAGCCAAAAGAAGGCCGACCAAGAGGATGTCTATAAATACCTCCAGCCCTTCGCGGACGCGCTGGCGATCATCCGCGAGAAATACGTGGATGTGGACAAGACCGATCCCAAGGCCCTCGTTTACGGGGCCCTGAACGGCATGGTCAATACCCTGGACCCCTTCAGCCAGTTCATGCCGCCGGACCAGTTCAAGGACATGCAGACCGAGACCTCCGGCAAGTTCGGGGGGCTGGGCATCGAGATCGCCATGAAGGACGAGCGGCTGACCATCATTTCCCCCATCGAAGGGACCCCGGCGGACCGGGCGGGCCTGAAGGCGGGGGACCGTATCGTCAAGATCAACGACATCACGACCCTGGGCATGACCATCAACGACGCCGTCAAGCGCCTGCGCGGCAAGGTGGGGACCAAGGTCACGATCTCCGTCCTGCGGGACGGCCTGGCCGAACCCTTCGACGTGACCCTGGTACGGGACAACATCAAGATCGAGAGCATCCACGCCTATATGCTGCCCCATGACATCGGTTATGTGCGCATCTCGGAGTTCATCGACAACACCACCGATGATTTCATCAACGCCGTCCACAAGCTCCAGGAACAGCATGCCCTGAAGGGCCTGGTGGTGGACCTGCGCAACGATCCGGGCGGTCTTTTGAACGAGGCCATTGGGGTCTCCGATTATTTCGGAAAACCGGGGGATATGATCGTCTCCACCAAGGGACGCAGTGAATACCAGACCCAGGAATACAAGGCGTCCAACGGTGAGAAGTTCGATGAAAAGAAGCCGGTGGTGGTCATGGTCAACGAGGGAAGCGCTTCGGGCGCCGAGATCGTGTCGGGGGCCTTGAAGGACTGGAAAAGGGCCGTCCTAATCGGTTCCAAGACCTTCGGCAAGGGGTCGGTCCAGACCATCCTGCCCCTGGAGGGCAGCGATGGGGCGGCCCTGCGGCTCACCATGGCCAAGTACTACACGCCCTCGGGCGTCTGCATCCACGGCATCGGGATCAACCCGGACCTGGACCTGCGGGGGCATGACCTTTCCGAATCGACCCTGAAGGTCTACAGCAAGCAGATGCCCGAGAAGTTCGCCGAGGAGAAGGTGAAAACGGGCCTCCCGGCCGGCGCGGACAACGAAGTGACCCCGGCGCTCATGAACGAATTCCTCGATTATTGCGTGAAGAACGTGAAGAAGGTGGACCTGGAGGAACTGAAAAAGGACAAGGATTATCTGTCCGACAGCCTCTACGTGGAGCTGATGCAGGAAAAGGTGGGGGAAAAGAAGGCCCGCGAATTGGCCGTGATCCACGATCCGCAGGTGAAGGTGGCCGAGGAGATCGTTGAGAACGGGGGCCGTATCAGCAAGGATCTTTACGCCAAATACCCAAAACGCAGGGATGATGAGAAGGCCGGCGAGAAGAAGCTGGAAGAACAAAGGGCCAACAAGCACGGGGATGACGGAGAATAG
- a CDS encoding divergent polysaccharide deacetylase family protein has protein sequence MAILLALVVAGAAIWLYLRTPAPPENNPPTPIPRAATPTQVAVAPSPVPTLSPGPKICLIIDDGGYQRGEALKALYTIRVPITVSIIPDVEFSTVLAEEFPEHGIEVMCHMPMEGHEKGMVGNAYKALLRKGMDPSLARQQVIDALKGLPHCRGLNNHMGSVATEDLTLMKAVCSVLRDQGLYVIDSRTTAKSQVARAARQEGVPCASRNVFLDNQETPGAIQAQLVQAAAYARKHGLVVAIGHFKVTTLRTLSEVIPGLEEQGFQFVHPSQVVK, from the coding sequence TTGGCCATCCTTTTGGCCTTGGTCGTTGCGGGGGCGGCCATTTGGCTCTACCTACGGACGCCCGCTCCCCCGGAGAACAACCCACCGACCCCCATTCCCAGGGCGGCGACCCCGACGCAGGTCGCCGTGGCCCCGTCGCCCGTGCCGACCCTCTCCCCGGGCCCCAAGATATGCCTCATCATCGACGACGGGGGCTATCAACGGGGTGAGGCCCTGAAGGCCCTCTACACCATCCGGGTCCCCATCACCGTTTCCATCATCCCGGACGTGGAATTCTCCACGGTTTTGGCCGAGGAGTTCCCGGAGCACGGGATCGAGGTGATGTGCCATATGCCCATGGAAGGCCATGAAAAGGGAATGGTCGGCAATGCCTACAAGGCGTTGTTGCGCAAGGGGATGGATCCGTCCCTGGCCCGGCAACAGGTCATCGATGCCTTGAAAGGCCTGCCCCATTGCCGGGGCCTGAACAACCACATGGGAAGCGTGGCGACGGAGGACCTGACCTTGATGAAAGCGGTTTGTTCGGTCCTCCGGGACCAAGGCCTTTATGTCATTGATTCCAGGACGACCGCGAAAAGCCAGGTGGCCCGTGCCGCCCGGCAGGAAGGGGTCCCTTGCGCTTCGCGCAACGTGTTCCTGGATAATCAGGAAACACCGGGCGCCATCCAGGCTCAATTGGTCCAAGCGGCCGCTTATGCCCGAAAGCATGGGCTGGTCGTGGCCATCGGTCATTTCAAGGTCACCACCTTGAGGACCTTGAGCGAGGTCATCCCAGGGCTCGAAGAACAGGGTTTCCAGTTCGTCCATCCCAGCCAAGTGGTGAAGTGA
- the tsaD gene encoding tRNA (adenosine(37)-N6)-threonylcarbamoyltransferase complex transferase subunit TsaD has protein sequence MAREKDLVLGIESSCDETAAAVVLDGHRVLANEVASQVDIHSRYGGVVPEVASRRHLETLPLLVEEVLKQSQVAYDDLSGIAVTASPGLIGALLVGLSAAKGLAFRLRLPLATVHHIEAHLYAVQLDADPVVFPAVGLAISGGHTELYRIEDWGSYRLLASTRDDAAGEAFDKVAKLMGLGYPGGPVIEKLAQSSLGPVDRFPVSRMKDGSLDFSFSGLKTAVMLEIKKTPPRDDGDRARLAARFQKTVLEEVLTRVEEVLDRERPRSLVMGGGVACNQALREGLGTAARSRGIAFHVPPPKYCADNAAMIAGLGAYRIAKGQVASLSATAAPYAKL, from the coding sequence ATGGCCCGGGAAAAGGACCTGGTCCTGGGGATCGAATCCTCCTGCGATGAGACCGCGGCCGCGGTGGTGTTGGACGGGCACCGGGTCCTGGCCAACGAAGTGGCTTCCCAAGTCGATATCCATTCGCGTTATGGCGGCGTCGTACCGGAGGTCGCCTCCCGCCGCCATTTGGAGACCCTGCCCCTCCTGGTGGAAGAGGTCCTCAAACAGTCCCAGGTGGCCTATGACGATCTGTCGGGGATCGCCGTCACCGCTTCTCCCGGCCTGATCGGAGCCCTTTTGGTGGGGCTCTCGGCGGCCAAGGGCCTGGCTTTTCGTTTGCGCTTGCCCCTGGCCACGGTCCATCACATCGAGGCCCATCTTTATGCGGTCCAATTGGACGCCGACCCGGTGGTGTTCCCGGCGGTGGGGCTCGCCATTTCTGGAGGCCATACCGAGCTCTATCGGATCGAGGATTGGGGGTCCTACCGTCTGCTGGCCTCGACCCGGGACGACGCGGCCGGGGAGGCTTTCGATAAGGTGGCCAAGTTGATGGGGTTGGGCTATCCGGGAGGACCGGTCATCGAAAAGCTCGCCCAAAGTTCCTTGGGGCCGGTCGATCGGTTCCCGGTTTCCCGGATGAAGGACGGGAGCCTCGATTTTTCCTTCAGCGGCTTGAAGACGGCGGTGATGCTGGAGATCAAGAAGACCCCTCCCCGGGATGACGGCGACCGGGCCCGGCTGGCCGCCCGTTTCCAGAAGACGGTCCTGGAAGAGGTCCTGACCCGGGTCGAAGAGGTCTTGGACCGGGAAAGACCGAGGTCCCTGGTCATGGGTGGCGGGGTGGCCTGCAACCAGGCCCTTCGCGAAGGATTGGGAACGGCCGCCCGGTCCCGGGGCATCGCCTTCCACGTTCCGCCCCCCAAATATTGTGCCGATAACGCCGCCATGATCGCGGGTTTGGGCGCCTATCGGATCGCCAAGGGCCAGGTCGCCTCCCTCTCGGCCACTGCCGCCCCTTACGCCAAGTTGTGA
- a CDS encoding MgtC/SapB family protein translates to MNDLPFFQDIGPIAIRLLISIFCAGLIGWDRERLRKPAGLRTHILVGIGACLMTLISLLMSRVENGTVIFDSRIAANVVVGIGFLGAGTILHPREGVVSGLTTAASLWVVAGIGIAVGCGFYAGAFLTTVLVLLTLYLMNRLDDHIEGTLYHSVTIHARMTPHLTEDAKELLRTIGIRIVRTMTVNEAPEGKTVTIHIHPVPLAKGKQAARRIEKLRGVREVELN, encoded by the coding sequence ATGAACGACCTCCCTTTTTTCCAGGATATCGGCCCCATCGCCATCCGGCTTTTGATCTCGATCTTTTGCGCCGGACTCATTGGATGGGACCGCGAGCGCCTGAGGAAGCCCGCGGGGCTGAGGACCCATATCCTGGTGGGGATCGGGGCCTGTCTCATGACCCTGATCTCCCTTTTGATGAGCCGGGTCGAGAACGGAACGGTGATCTTCGATTCCCGGATCGCGGCCAATGTGGTGGTCGGGATCGGATTCCTGGGGGCGGGAACCATCCTCCATCCGCGGGAAGGGGTGGTGTCGGGTTTGACCACGGCCGCCAGCCTCTGGGTCGTGGCCGGGATCGGCATCGCGGTGGGTTGCGGCTTTTATGCCGGGGCTTTTTTGACCACGGTCCTGGTGCTTTTGACCCTCTATCTCATGAACCGACTGGACGACCACATCGAGGGCACCCTTTACCATAGTGTGACCATCCATGCTAGGATGACGCCCCATTTGACCGAAGATGCCAAGGAACTCCTGAGGACCATCGGCATCAGGATCGTCCGGACCATGACGGTCAACGAAGCGCCGGAGGGAAAGACCGTGACCATCCATATCCATCCGGTCCCCCTGGCCAAGGGAAAGCAGGCCGCCCGCCGCATCGAGAAACTCAGGGGCGTCCGGGAAGTGGAGTTGAACTGA
- the dusB gene encoding tRNA dihydrouridine synthase DusB: protein MSVLPREDKGAIDQAPGTPPPQALDGAPMAAFGKAAREFKLGDLILNGRVFLAPMAGYTDTAFRRLARRYGAAMVVTEMVSSRALIAGSDKTNDLMEFTEPERPVGVQLFGGDPGIMGEAAARVAEEVKPDLIDINFGCPVGKILKCDAGAAVLKEPQRAGWIVEAMVKATDGKVPITVKTRAGFDTMDNSVFELLQSVEEAGASALAIHARTRNQMFEGKADWEIIARLKQKAHIPIIGNGDVKSAADAYRLFQQTHCDGIMIGRGSMGAPWIFEEINHYLETGKPLQGFSLKFRLGVALEQLKCSIEVKGPRMGLMEMKKHLTHYLKGFEGAKDLRQKLLTSDDADWVVKTLGEIIGTLPEMDPIPVQAS, encoded by the coding sequence ATGAGCGTGCTGCCACGAGAGGATAAAGGGGCCATCGACCAGGCCCCAGGGACCCCGCCCCCCCAGGCCCTGGATGGCGCCCCCATGGCCGCGTTCGGCAAGGCCGCCCGCGAGTTCAAGCTGGGCGACCTGATCCTGAACGGCCGGGTCTTCCTGGCCCCCATGGCGGGGTATACGGATACCGCCTTCCGCCGCCTGGCAAGGCGCTATGGCGCGGCCATGGTGGTCACCGAGATGGTGTCCTCGCGGGCACTGATCGCCGGGAGCGACAAGACCAACGACCTGATGGAATTCACCGAGCCCGAGCGTCCCGTGGGCGTGCAGCTTTTCGGCGGCGACCCCGGCATCATGGGGGAAGCGGCGGCCCGGGTGGCCGAGGAAGTGAAGCCCGACCTCATCGACATCAATTTCGGCTGTCCCGTGGGAAAGATCCTCAAGTGCGACGCGGGGGCCGCGGTCCTGAAGGAGCCCCAACGGGCCGGATGGATCGTGGAGGCCATGGTGAAGGCCACGGACGGCAAGGTGCCCATCACGGTCAAGACCCGGGCCGGGTTCGACACCATGGACAATTCGGTCTTCGAGCTCTTGCAGTCGGTGGAAGAGGCGGGGGCCTCGGCCCTGGCCATCCACGCCCGCACCCGCAACCAGATGTTCGAGGGAAAGGCCGATTGGGAGATCATCGCGAGGCTCAAGCAGAAGGCGCACATCCCCATCATCGGGAACGGGGACGTGAAGAGCGCCGCCGATGCCTATCGCCTATTCCAGCAGACCCATTGCGACGGCATCATGATCGGGCGGGGAAGCATGGGCGCGCCCTGGATCTTCGAGGAGATCAACCATTACCTGGAAACGGGGAAACCCCTGCAGGGTTTCAGCCTGAAATTCCGCTTGGGAGTCGCCCTCGAACAGTTGAAGTGCTCCATCGAGGTGAAGGGACCGAGGATGGGGCTCATGGAGATGAAAAAGCACCTGACCCATTACCTCAAGGGCTTCGAGGGCGCGAAGGACCTTCGACAGAAATTGCTCACTTCCGACGACGCCGATTGGGTGGTCAAAACCCTGGGTGAGATCATCGGGACATTGCCCGAAATGGACCCTATCCCGGTCCAGGCTTCCTGA
- a CDS encoding phosphatase PAP2 family protein, with translation MEDLLYSADVAVFRWINRGWSCPFLDSFFSYITDYRHPLMLALIVVPVFYWLWKGGSQGRWLVLSLFAAVLISDQTASHAIKGLVERVRPCNALDGVLTPLGKSGAFSFPSSHAANMGSSMFLLSMAFPARRPLFLLIALLVGLSRVYLGLHYPSDVLSGYVLGVLCGWGVWWMVERIRKPVLETGEVKRGPLAAKKRRKTKKA, from the coding sequence TTGGAGGACCTCCTCTATTCGGCGGACGTGGCGGTCTTCCGTTGGATCAACCGGGGCTGGTCCTGCCCCTTCCTGGATTCTTTTTTTTCCTATATCACGGACTACCGTCATCCCCTCATGTTGGCTCTCATTGTGGTCCCGGTCTTTTATTGGCTTTGGAAGGGAGGGTCCCAGGGGCGCTGGCTGGTCTTGAGCCTTTTCGCCGCCGTCCTGATCTCCGACCAGACGGCCAGCCATGCGATCAAGGGCCTGGTCGAACGGGTCCGGCCCTGCAACGCCCTGGACGGTGTGCTGACCCCCTTGGGGAAGAGCGGGGCTTTCTCCTTTCCCTCCAGCCACGCGGCGAACATGGGTTCTTCCATGTTCCTTTTGTCGATGGCCTTTCCCGCCCGGCGGCCCCTCTTCCTCCTCATCGCCCTTTTGGTCGGTCTGTCTCGGGTCTATTTAGGCCTCCATTACCCTTCGGACGTCCTTTCGGGTTATGTCCTCGGGGTCCTCTGTGGTTGGGGTGTTTGGTGGATGGTGGAAAGGATAAGAAAACCCGTTTTGGAGACCGGGGAGGTCAAACGGGGACCATTGGCCGCGAAGAAGCGAAGGAAAACCAAAAAAGCGTAG